Part of the Diprion similis isolate iyDipSimi1 chromosome 4, iyDipSimi1.1, whole genome shotgun sequence genome is shown below.
TTTTACATAGATTTTAATTCCGTCTAactatttgattatttttcgagaattttcatcaaataaaataactatATCGGCACAGATCGCTTATATCAGATATGAAGATCCTGCTGGTAAGCGTCGACTTCATTGTACATATTTCTAACCGGATTTGGTACGTTATTCTGGGACAACATATTTCTAACCGGAGCAACTTTGTTCGTTAGTAAATGGCCGTTAACGAGATTCCCGAATCCATTAGCAACACCATTCTGTATCGAGGTACCCCCGTTAACGGCCAACTGCTTCGCGTTGTTCGCAATGCCGTTTGCCATTTTCGCAACGCCATTTTCACCCAGCTTAACACCCTGTTCAACGTGATTCTGTACCTGTTTCGATATCGAGTTTATCCGATTCACCATTCCGTTCATTGTTTTATCTCTGACCTTGCTGACCCCGTTCATCCCTTTGTCAGTCGCATTCATTATTCCGTTTGATAATTGGGTTTTCGCCAACGTTTGGACATTATTCGCCATCTGATTTACCGACTTGGCAACACCATTGGGTATGAAATTAACTATTCTCTCAGGAATATCAACTGTCGTTACCGGATTTGAATTCTCGTTGCTTTCTTGCCGCGATGAATTGGACACAAGGTTCTTAAGTGCAGCGGTAAATTCTTCCTGAACATTCTTGGTGTCAGTATCTCCGTCCACCTGTTAAGCacaatgcaaaaattttatataatcatTGTACTTTAAAATTTCCAACAGTCTTCTAAAACAATCTCGCATACTATTTAGGATAAgaagaattttcagaaattacaGAGATTTCTCCAGTAGAGAATCATGGAACTGAATTATTGTTTTACAGTGAGTTGTTTTCAGAGAGAACAAATTATCAGAGAATTTACATCAAGAACATGGACTCACGATTGTCAGTCGATTTTCACTGTCCAGTTTCTTCAACATGGGCAATGAGAGTTCTCTGAATATTTCTAATCTCCTTCTAAATGCCGAGACGCTGTCGTCCAGTCTTCCTCTGCCTAATTGGAGCTTGGAACAATCGAGAAGCAGCAACGATGGTTCTTGACCGAACTAGAACAAGTCACATATATCCAGTCAGCGATACACGGGATGGCAAATGAGGAAAGGACGATcagtggaaaaagaaattgcatAAAGCAAGTGAGAAATGTCTGTATACCTTGTTCTCGAATTCCTCTACTTGGTCTGAATCCCTCGGAAACCCGTCTATAACAATCCCGTCCGTGTCTCTATGGAGCAGAACCTGTTTCTCGACCAATTGCATGACGATATCCCTCGGCACCATCTCTCCGGCAAGGATGGCCTCCCTAACTATCGGATTCGAGCTCGCCATTCCTCGCAGAAGGCCTCCAATGCTGATGTGGGCCCATCCGACCTCGTCCTGTATCGCCTGCGCGCTGAGGGTCGCTTTGTTGCTCCCAGGACCACCTGGATTACCggcacagattttttttgtaaagaatttcaaacagaCGCCTTCTACTGTAAATTTTCTCCACCTCTAACTGAAATATCTCTCACCTATAACCCAAATGAAAAATGGTAGACCCTTCCTGGGCTTGTTTGCGGTTTTCGAGGGATGAAGTTCGGGTGGCATCATCGTCATCGGTGGCGGTGGGGTAAGTTCGGCAACTATAGTCTGTTTCGCGAGCGGGGATGTCGGAGTGATTCCTCTCTCGACCTTCACCTGTGTCATGTGGGTGAAAAATTAGCGGGAACGGAAGAACGGCCAACTGTAGCAAGCTCAACTTATGACTGTATTCGTATATCTACTGATGTATTTGTACCTCGGCTTCAACGGATCCGGGAGGATTTCCGGTACGCTTAGTTCCGTTAGACATACCCAGGATCTTCAGGACTGCCTCCCGAAAATCAACGTACACCTCGCTTGGATTTCTTTCACCGTTCACCTGAAAGTCGAAAACCGATTTAGTAGATGGAAAATAGTGCGTTGCAGAGTGCAGTTGATCAACAATATCGATACCTTGACGAATAATTATCCGAGCGAAATGTCTTCCACTTACCGCAATCAGCATTCCACTCTGATCGAAATACTCAGCAACTGGCATAACgtttcggtaaaaattgtgAAGCTCCATCCTGGCCAGACCGAGAATAACGTGTCCCAATTGAGCACCGTAATCGATTTGCCTCTCCAAAATCTCCTGCCTCCACGAAACGAGAACTACCCCGTTAACGATTTGTATCTAtggataaaattattaaattgtaACTATGAGCGGTAACGTTCGTATGACGTACGTGACGCTTACATCACAGATGTATACGTCAAATTCCACGGTTGTCTATGTCCTCCGGATCGATATAAACAGTGTCCTCAAGCTAAATACTTTATTTATAAGACGGCTTTGAGCAAGCCCCCAAGATTGGCGGGCTGTGGTAAATTGCCAAGCTACATCCACCTTACAAGAACAACGTAggtattgaaattttaccTCGAAACTCCACCCCTCGCCAAGTGAAGAATAGCGTCGACGTGTGAATCATGCATGGGAGTCGCAAGGTGTAATTTGAAACTTCCAGGTAGAAAGCCTATCCAATTTATACCAGTATAGCGACTACTCATTTTTGCATGTTCTGAATATGGCAATATCACCCCCCGCTCGTATCAACGGAATAAAACTAAGCAGCTTATGTTTTTGCGGTCAATTATACCCATGCAgcgtatattatacgtttacTCGATTCCGTATCTAGGTCGCAACCTTACACATTTTTGGCAACAGCCCCACTCCTCCTGCACTCCAACCTTTGTGTCTCGCGGCTCTCAAGGACTTATCGCATGTGTATGCGCGCCTATATATCGAGTATGTGCGAAAAAGTTTGCTTCACAGCGTTGCTTCGAATTACCATTTGTTGCATATATTTTTGCATcaagttttatttcttcaacaaTAGCTGACGACAAGCCAGGGAGACCAGATTTGGGATAACATTTTATTGTGGCGTGAAGCAGCGACTTATCGACCAAATAGCGGACATGGTGTCTATGGTGCCAATCCGTTCCGTCCCCTTTCACATATTGTA
Proteins encoded:
- the LOC124405095 gene encoding adenylate kinase isoenzyme 5 codes for the protein MGICLDTEQQNGSQVFDDGNRRRTGRWQGEAGLLSTPPDGNFPMQNVGQVKFESPKVPVIFVLGGPGSGKVTHCDNLMHEKKGITHINMTDLLQQYAMGNDMLDFGLLSSRTVTEVLMLEMKMAPNAKTFLVSGYPRNMRDVVEYSEKIQIVNGVVLVSWRQEILERQIDYGAQLGHVILGLARMELHNFYRNVMPVAEYFDQSGMLIAVNGERNPSEVYVDFREAVLKILGMSNGTKRTGNPPGSVEAEVKVERGITPTSPLAKQTIVAELTPPPPMTMMPPELHPSKTANKPRKGLPFFIWVIGGPGSNKATLSAQAIQDEVGWAHISIGGLLRGMASSNPIVREAILAGEMVPRDIVMQLVEKQVLLHRDTDGIVIDGFPRDSDQVEEFENKFGQEPSLLLLDCSKLQLGRGRLDDSVSAFRRRLEIFRELSLPMLKKLDSENRLTIVDGDTDTKNVQEEFTAALKNLVSNSSRQESNENSNPVTTVDIPERIVNFIPNGVAKSVNQMANNVQTLAKTQLSNGIMNATDKGMNGVSKVRDKTMNGMVNRINSISKQVQNHVEQGVKLGENGVAKMANGIANNAKQLAVNGGTSIQNGVANGFGNLVNGHLLTNKVAPVRNMLSQNNVPNPVRNMYNEVDAYQQDLHI